A section of the Cryptomeria japonica unplaced genomic scaffold, Sugi_1.0 HiC_scaffold_223, whole genome shotgun sequence genome encodes:
- the LOC131868894 gene encoding germin-like protein 8-2, whose protein sequence is MANRMIYFTLGLFLLICCYSDRVMAGDPDPLQDFCVADEESNVLVNGFVCKDPMQVSANDFFFRGLGQAGNTDNDVGSNVTMANVKQIPGLNTFGISLVRIDYAQNVGHENAVAIAGLSSQFPGVQTIANSLFAANPPLPDSVLSKAFRITQELGYWRPLVPFIASVLDISMSSSYSKD, encoded by the exons ATGGCTAACCGCATGATTTACTTCACGTTGGGACTTTTTCTGTTGATATGCTGTTACAGCGACAGGGTCATGGCAGGGGATCCGGATCCCTTGCAAGATTTCTGCGTTGCAGATGAGGAAAGCAACG TTTTGGTGAACGGGTTCGTTTGCAAAGACCCAATGCAAGTTTCAGCAAACGATTTCTTCTTCCGGGGACTTGGGCAGGCAGGGAACACCGACAATGATGTGGGCTCCAACGTAACGATGGCGAACGTTAAACAGATACCAGGCCTCAATACGTTTGGAATATCGTTGGTCCGCATCGACTACGCA cagaatgtggggCATGAAAATGCAGTGGCCATAGCTGGATTGAGCAGCCAGTTTCCCGGAGTTCAGACAATCGCCAATTCTCTGTTTGCGGCGAATCCCCCTCTCCCCGATTCCGTTTTGAGCAAGGCCTTCCGCATCACCCAGGAACTG GGTTATTGGCGTCCTCTTGTGCCATTCATAGCATCTGTTTTGGACATCAGCATGTCCTCATCATATTCCAAAGATTGA